A section of the Chryseobacterium scophthalmum genome encodes:
- a CDS encoding MMPL family transporter: MIQETMHRFFIHLYYFISKNRLISIAAALGILLVCGFFASKINFEEDINQIIPKNEKSDLTAKVLTQLNFSDKIIVIVEKKSKDDNFQLSETADTFLNKIEPLKKYIGSVQGKVNDNEISETFDFVNQNLPLFLNEKDYAEIERKLNKDSIAKQVENNYVSLVSPTSLVTKDFIKKDPLGITFLGIKKLNALNISKDFKLEDNYIVTKDGKNLLLFIDPKNKSNDTKNNEVFVNQLNEIKDEINKTFSGKTEISYFGSPVIAVANAQQIKKDIQNTVIISMTVLLILLIYYFRNFFTPLIVFLPTVFAVFISLMILYFIKDKISAISLSVGAILIGITIDYALHILTHYKHNNNIEELYKEITQPIILSSATTAVSFLCLVFVRSEALKDLGLFASITVFLSSFAALIIVPQLYHPKADKEKINTNFIDKIGSYPYEKNKPLIIGCSLIIIACLFGFKHVGFNEDIGDLNYIPKDLKISEAKLEKLSDITSKSIYTISYGDSESEALTRNSKLSQFLEKEKQEGKILSYNSIGNVVLSEKDQQKKVDQWNQFWNQNKKDQTISELVENGNKFGFNASAFDQFNENLKKSYSTLSLKDYEKVKALQISEFLSNEKGFYTVSNVVKVDEKNRDTFIKDVEKSHEALAIDRQQMNENFLGLLKRDFNTLINYSLLAIVLTIIVFFRNFELSLLTMFPIVLTGVVTAGILYFLGLELNIFSTVVCTLVFGVGDDFSIFLTKAMQKEHTTGKNELPTYRTSIILAVFTTILSIGSLIFAKHPALHSLALVALIGMFSVIVITSTLYPFWFRFLITNRQKKGLSPITLRLFLRSVLSFIYYGLGGLIFSFFGHFFVRKAKGKTLDNIKKAIALFLKSVLHLTPFVKKTVIRNPNEDFSKPAVIIANHTSFLDTLAIAMTTHKIVYLVNDWVWNSPVFGKLVRALGFFPVSQGIENGKEKLKEKIDQGYSLVIFPEAERSYTNDVKRFHKGAFYLAEEFGLDILPLYIHGNSEVQPKGDFIIYDGSITVKVGDRILKDDVSFGKDYSERTKKINAYSRDEFAKLRNEIEDENYFKKKLFLSFLYKENEVVKPVKDDFNKNKSVYFELNRHIPNDATIFHIADDFGQKDILLTLQQAGRRVFSLINDEEKRLVAKNNYLVQRRKIFYIDNQNQINKKVDLLLISDDNFNVNDIKDLPETIILLNSKNQTFENPNYKEVVISESIKIFRHE; the protein is encoded by the coding sequence TTGATTCAAGAAACCATGCATCGTTTTTTCATCCATTTATATTATTTTATTTCTAAAAACCGACTTATTTCCATTGCTGCAGCATTGGGAATCTTATTGGTTTGTGGTTTTTTTGCTTCGAAAATTAATTTTGAAGAAGACATCAATCAGATCATTCCTAAAAACGAAAAATCTGATCTTACGGCAAAAGTTCTTACGCAACTCAATTTTTCAGACAAGATTATCGTCATTGTTGAAAAAAAATCAAAAGACGACAATTTTCAGCTTTCAGAAACTGCCGATACTTTTTTAAATAAAATTGAACCTTTAAAAAAATACATCGGTTCGGTTCAGGGAAAAGTAAATGACAATGAAATTTCGGAGACTTTTGATTTTGTCAACCAGAATCTTCCTTTGTTTTTAAACGAAAAAGATTACGCAGAAATCGAAAGAAAGCTCAACAAAGACAGCATTGCCAAACAGGTTGAGAATAATTATGTTTCGCTGGTCTCTCCTACAAGCTTAGTAACTAAAGATTTCATCAAAAAAGATCCTTTAGGAATTACTTTTTTAGGAATCAAAAAACTGAATGCGCTCAACATCAGTAAGGATTTTAAGCTCGAAGACAATTATATCGTCACCAAAGATGGAAAAAACCTATTGCTTTTCATCGATCCTAAAAATAAAAGCAACGACACCAAAAACAACGAAGTTTTCGTCAATCAATTAAACGAAATCAAAGACGAAATCAACAAAACTTTTAGCGGAAAAACTGAGATCAGTTATTTTGGTTCGCCTGTAATTGCCGTTGCCAATGCCCAACAAATCAAGAAAGACATTCAGAATACCGTTATTATTTCAATGACGGTGCTTTTGATTTTATTAATTTATTATTTCAGAAATTTCTTTACGCCGTTAATTGTATTTCTACCAACCGTTTTTGCCGTTTTTATTTCACTGATGATTTTATATTTTATTAAAGATAAAATTTCGGCAATTTCGCTCAGTGTTGGTGCAATTCTCATCGGAATCACCATTGATTACGCCCTTCACATTCTCACACATTACAAGCACAACAATAATATTGAAGAGCTTTATAAAGAAATAACACAACCTATTATTCTGAGTAGCGCAACTACGGCAGTTTCGTTTTTATGTCTGGTTTTCGTTCGTTCTGAAGCGTTGAAAGATCTCGGTCTTTTTGCTTCGATTACGGTTTTCCTTTCTTCTTTTGCAGCGCTAATTATCGTTCCGCAACTGTATCATCCTAAAGCAGATAAAGAGAAAATCAACACCAATTTCATCGATAAAATAGGAAGTTATCCTTACGAAAAGAACAAGCCTTTGATTATCGGATGTTCTCTGATTATCATTGCCTGTCTTTTCGGTTTCAAACACGTTGGTTTTAATGAAGATATTGGCGACTTAAATTATATTCCAAAAGATTTAAAAATAAGTGAAGCGAAGCTTGAAAAACTGTCTGACATCACTTCAAAATCGATTTACACTATTTCTTATGGAGATTCTGAAAGTGAAGCTTTAACAAGAAACTCTAAATTGAGTCAGTTTTTGGAAAAAGAAAAGCAGGAAGGAAAAATTTTAAGCTACAATTCGATTGGAAACGTTGTTCTCTCAGAAAAAGACCAACAGAAAAAAGTAGACCAATGGAATCAGTTTTGGAATCAAAACAAAAAAGACCAGACGATTTCTGAATTAGTTGAAAACGGAAATAAATTTGGCTTCAACGCTTCAGCATTTGATCAGTTTAATGAAAACTTAAAGAAATCTTATTCTACTTTAAGTTTAAAAGATTATGAAAAAGTAAAAGCACTCCAAATCTCAGAATTCCTAAGCAATGAAAAAGGATTTTATACTGTTTCGAATGTTGTAAAAGTGGATGAGAAAAACAGAGATACATTCATTAAAGATGTCGAAAAAAGCCACGAAGCTTTAGCAATCGACCGTCAACAGATGAATGAAAACTTTTTAGGTTTACTGAAAAGAGATTTTAATACACTAATCAATTATTCTCTTTTGGCGATTGTTTTAACGATTATCGTTTTCTTCAGAAATTTTGAATTATCTCTTTTAACAATGTTTCCTATTGTTTTAACAGGAGTCGTTACCGCAGGAATTCTTTATTTTTTAGGATTAGAATTAAATATTTTCAGCACCGTCGTTTGTACTTTGGTTTTTGGGGTCGGCGACGACTTTAGCATTTTCCTGACGAAAGCAATGCAGAAAGAACATACAACCGGGAAAAACGAACTTCCGACTTACAGAACATCAATAATTTTGGCAGTTTTCACCACTATTTTATCTATTGGTTCTTTGATCTTTGCAAAACATCCGGCTTTACATTCTTTAGCTTTGGTAGCTTTAATCGGGATGTTTTCGGTGATTGTGATCACCTCCACTTTATATCCGTTTTGGTTTAGGTTTTTAATTACCAACAGACAAAAGAAAGGGTTGTCACCAATTACTTTGAGGTTATTTTTGCGTTCAGTCTTATCATTTATATACTACGGTTTGGGTGGACTTATTTTTTCTTTCTTCGGACATTTTTTTGTGAGAAAAGCTAAAGGAAAAACATTAGACAACATCAAAAAAGCCATTGCTTTATTTTTAAAATCGGTTTTGCATCTTACCCCATTTGTAAAGAAAACTGTAATAAGAAATCCGAACGAAGATTTCAGTAAACCAGCAGTAATTATTGCTAATCACACCTCATTTCTCGATACTTTGGCGATTGCAATGACAACACATAAGATTGTTTATCTTGTCAACGATTGGGTATGGAATTCTCCAGTTTTTGGTAAGCTGGTAAGAGCTTTGGGCTTTTTCCCGGTTTCTCAAGGCATCGAAAATGGAAAAGAAAAATTAAAAGAAAAAATCGACCAAGGCTATTCATTAGTGATTTTCCCTGAAGCAGAAAGGTCTTACACTAACGATGTGAAACGCTTTCACAAAGGGGCTTTTTATCTGGCTGAAGAATTCGGTTTAGATATTTTACCACTTTACATTCACGGAAATTCTGAAGTACAGCCAAAAGGCGACTTCATTATCTACGACGGAAGTATTACGGTAAAAGTAGGCGACAGAATTCTAAAAGACGATGTAAGTTTTGGTAAAGATTATTCAGAAAGAACGAAGAAAATCAATGCTTATTCCAGAGATGAGTTTGCCAAACTGAGAAATGAAATTGAAGACGAAAATTATTTTAAAAAGAAACTGTTTTTAAGCTTTTTATATAAAGAAAACGAAGTCGTAAAACCTGTAAAAGACGATTTCAATAAAAACAAATCGGTTTATTTTGAACTGAACAGACACATTCCGAATGATGCAACTATTTTTCATATTGCAGATGATTTTGGACAAAAAGATATTTTGCTGACTTTGCAACAAGCCGGAAGAAGAGTTTTCAGTTTAATTAATGATGAAGAAAAAAGACTGGTTGCAAAAAACAATTATCTGGTACAGAGACGAAAAATTTTCTACATTGATAATCAGAACCAAATCAATAAAAAAGTTGATCTGCTTTTAATTTCTGACGATAATTTTAATGTTAATGATATCAAAGATTTACCCGAGACTATTATTTTATTGAATAGTAAGAATCAAACTTTTGAAAATCCTAATTATAAAGAGGTTGTTATTTCAGAATCAATAAAAATATTTAGGCACGAATAA
- a CDS encoding EpsG family protein produces MSLLHPYYLIAIVYMLFFSVQEVFGNKVEKKWFWFLAIYLIILAGLRENVGPDYGSYVMIYVYADTKEYIDIFLKALHIQGSENVDLEWLFALINKVLLNAFNAPFYILTLIIAICAIFFKVEYTDDNTFYPFTFTLFMFIPGFFIGESGQIRQNLGTFIVYFALRYIKERKLIPYLFWIFIASGIHNVCYLFLPMYWLVRVPLNRYWMLILIIASIFASPFEVYKVFGGFLTGIASESMLVEGFNGYMNQSAERLNGGVGIPEAMMAILTFFLFTFDDKMMEKYPYYEYHKVYAVMGICMYFIFRSNSIFSSRLAGAFIGFAYIIIPNAMYVVSANTKKTIYAFIIALFLFNFIVFSSFKNIVNGRFTSELYKNYLLP; encoded by the coding sequence ATGAGTTTACTGCACCCTTATTATCTGATTGCTATTGTTTACATGCTGTTTTTTAGCGTTCAGGAAGTCTTTGGAAATAAGGTTGAAAAAAAATGGTTTTGGTTTTTAGCGATCTATTTGATAATTCTTGCGGGACTTCGTGAGAATGTGGGGCCAGATTATGGAAGTTATGTAATGATTTATGTGTATGCAGACACCAAAGAATATATTGATATATTTTTGAAAGCATTGCATATACAAGGTTCCGAAAATGTTGATTTAGAATGGCTTTTTGCATTGATTAATAAAGTATTGCTTAATGCGTTTAACGCTCCGTTTTATATTCTTACGTTAATTATTGCTATTTGCGCCATATTTTTTAAAGTAGAATATACCGACGATAATACTTTTTATCCCTTTACTTTCACATTATTTATGTTTATTCCTGGCTTTTTTATTGGAGAAAGCGGACAGATAAGACAGAATCTAGGGACTTTTATTGTATATTTTGCACTGCGTTATATCAAAGAAAGGAAACTCATTCCTTACCTTTTCTGGATCTTCATTGCTTCGGGTATTCATAATGTTTGTTATCTGTTTTTGCCTATGTATTGGCTGGTTCGCGTTCCATTGAACAGGTATTGGATGCTGATTTTAATTATCGCTTCCATCTTTGCTTCACCATTTGAGGTTTATAAGGTTTTTGGAGGTTTCCTTACGGGTATTGCTTCCGAAAGTATGCTTGTAGAAGGTTTTAATGGATATATGAATCAATCTGCAGAAAGATTGAATGGAGGCGTAGGTATTCCAGAAGCAATGATGGCAATTCTTACATTTTTCCTGTTTACTTTTGATGATAAAATGATGGAGAAGTACCCTTATTATGAATATCACAAGGTTTATGCTGTGATGGGGATCTGTATGTATTTTATTTTTAGAAGTAATAGTATATTTTCTTCCAGATTGGCGGGAGCTTTTATTGGTTTTGCCTATATTATTATTCCGAACGCAATGTATGTAGTTTCGGCAAATACCAAAAAGACGATTTACGCTTTTATTATTGCTTTATTCTTATTCAATTTTATTGTGTTTTCAAGCTTCAAAAACATTGTAAATGGAAGATTCACGTCCGAACTTTACAAAAATTACTTACTTCCCTAA
- a CDS encoding T9SS type A sorting domain-containing protein: MNKKYFYSVAAAFCFFSVDAQNLESKNTFSKSEHLALIKKTDTLGNRFPDKSNGNTERVAAKDWMKAPNSYIFEPSQANDGIYIPVKKAYAMWTGYKFLGYSGIPEGNITADVLWEDSHGLIKSGLDYALEIEGSGENAKMKVPVNKSKKGNAVVVFRVNDEIFWSWHIWVTDDPTNGSTYKSFTGVKREKSNGTVEVIPDADWKWMDRNLGALSNSITADDWNKNGGLLYQWGRKDPIPPLVYRGNDFYEVSGSVGRVRHRGAKNFTGAVNFDDLRKFVLLSNATVDNNMQLSVKNPLSLIYVNKDDNSGPAYYNNNANLMINWFGRTVALTDSRLTELNLWSDNAKGRLNTDYTSDASSAPYRNKSSFDPCPNGWRIPSMLVANLASGGYVDNIRVDFSPFGTRTNIGKNTFESNGYHIIKPNDNNVPAFMTGFKVFPNVGFNLSNVGGNNMGMFPGTGHVIINTQGGQYTDQHHVGLWTSTMTRFYDTTPAVSSRMLYMIPDKYQGDTPDSANPTIKGRYWYMPLATAKTSDANACRCIKDPLFQLNDYDFPTEYIDPNSEYTVGLDNPNTYHIVKAEVSSTIEIPVTKAFSVQSQILNNPDILNTSSFNDLKVNVLWTTNADLINSVNIINPSPGSLTDLSNSKIEVNLGANQSGNAVVTLHNGSITNPVYWSWHIWVTDTAIESNIYATETPNAVATNYVNYVPKGDVLKTEFMDRNLGAVDAFPVVANTSAPTVQEYLKIKASTGLQYQWGRKDPIPSFQYADRTSYDIFLGNTNSTGAIAYTTLNAASYNNTSGNYIIPYNTYTDASNANILASDKVNEKVAKVLSYSVENPLIYMIPSSFAPYNGAVPNYTNGTDWLLNEPNVANDRWGRGGKKSPFDPCPEGWRIPDLTDVAIVTNRDFGLSPWYKKDKKVATSYSLTADYLGVPVKNSANASIGFVFSNPAYAVGNYPNSGSRGFRSVLANQTPIGTYGVNNFQYPGVWTAALNSNYIGRPINILFDTASAANRFIAFHDNNDPYFGMNCRCVKVKYNQNGDEEGAIPAIPVTPGSAVRASNVFSKDEISEKIKENKITLFPNPVQDRLYIKATEDKDYYFQIYNAAGQMVKSGKFENSFTNVSGLVGGIYLVRINNSETVVKIIKK; the protein is encoded by the coding sequence ATGAATAAAAAATACTTTTACAGTGTTGCAGCGGCATTCTGTTTCTTTTCTGTTGATGCTCAAAATTTAGAATCAAAAAATACTTTTTCTAAATCAGAACATTTAGCATTGATAAAAAAAACAGATACTTTAGGAAATAGGTTTCCCGATAAAAGTAACGGAAACACCGAAAGAGTGGCTGCAAAAGATTGGATGAAGGCTCCGAATAGCTATATTTTCGAACCTTCACAAGCGAACGATGGAATCTATATTCCTGTGAAAAAGGCTTATGCAATGTGGACTGGCTATAAATTTTTAGGTTATTCTGGTATTCCGGAAGGAAATATTACAGCAGATGTTCTTTGGGAAGATAGCCATGGCTTGATTAAGTCGGGTTTAGATTATGCTTTAGAAATTGAGGGTTCTGGAGAGAATGCTAAAATGAAAGTGCCTGTAAATAAATCAAAAAAAGGTAACGCAGTTGTCGTTTTTAGAGTAAATGATGAGATTTTTTGGTCTTGGCATATTTGGGTTACAGACGATCCTACCAACGGATCTACATATAAAAGTTTTACAGGCGTAAAGAGAGAAAAAAGCAATGGTACGGTAGAAGTAATTCCTGATGCAGATTGGAAATGGATGGATCGAAATTTAGGAGCCTTAAGCAATTCAATCACTGCAGATGACTGGAATAAAAATGGAGGTCTTTTATATCAATGGGGAAGAAAAGATCCTATTCCGCCTTTGGTTTATAGGGGAAATGATTTTTATGAAGTTTCTGGTTCTGTTGGAAGAGTGCGTCATAGAGGAGCAAAAAACTTTACCGGTGCTGTCAATTTTGATGACCTTAGAAAATTTGTCTTGTTATCTAATGCTACTGTGGATAATAATATGCAGCTTTCTGTAAAAAATCCGCTAAGTCTTATTTATGTAAATAAAGATGATAATTCGGGACCTGCTTATTACAATAATAATGCAAATCTTATGATTAATTGGTTTGGAAGAACTGTAGCTTTGACAGATAGCAGACTCACTGAGCTCAATTTATGGTCAGATAATGCCAAAGGTAGACTCAATACAGATTATACAAGTGATGCAAGCAGTGCTCCGTATAGAAATAAATCTTCATTTGACCCTTGTCCGAACGGATGGCGAATTCCTTCAATGCTTGTTGCTAATTTAGCTTCCGGTGGATATGTTGATAATATAAGGGTCGATTTTTCTCCATTTGGAACAAGAACAAATATCGGGAAGAATACCTTTGAATCTAATGGATATCATATTATAAAGCCTAATGATAATAACGTTCCTGCTTTCATGACGGGATTTAAAGTATTTCCTAATGTTGGTTTTAATTTATCAAATGTAGGCGGAAATAATATGGGGATGTTTCCGGGAACTGGGCATGTTATCATTAATACTCAGGGAGGGCAATATACAGATCAGCATCATGTAGGTTTGTGGACTTCAACGATGACGCGATTTTATGATACGACTCCGGCTGTAAGCTCACGAATGTTGTATATGATTCCGGATAAATATCAAGGAGATACACCAGATTCGGCAAATCCTACCATTAAAGGCAGGTATTGGTATATGCCATTGGCAACTGCTAAAACTTCGGATGCTAATGCTTGTAGATGTATTAAAGATCCTTTGTTTCAGCTGAATGATTATGATTTCCCTACAGAATATATAGATCCAAATTCTGAATATACTGTTGGACTCGATAATCCAAATACATATCATATTGTAAAAGCTGAGGTATCTTCAACTATTGAAATTCCTGTAACTAAGGCGTTTTCAGTTCAGAGTCAAATACTGAATAATCCAGATATTTTAAACACTTCCAGCTTTAATGATCTGAAGGTTAATGTTCTCTGGACGACTAACGCAGATTTAATTAATTCAGTAAATATTATAAATCCTTCACCGGGATCATTGACGGATTTATCAAATTCTAAAATTGAGGTTAATTTAGGCGCTAATCAAAGCGGAAATGCTGTGGTTACTTTACATAACGGAAGTATTACAAATCCTGTTTACTGGTCATGGCATATTTGGGTAACAGATACAGCGATAGAATCTAATATTTATGCAACTGAAACTCCTAATGCAGTAGCGACTAATTATGTAAATTATGTTCCTAAAGGTGATGTTTTAAAAACAGAATTTATGGACAGGAATCTTGGAGCAGTAGATGCTTTTCCGGTTGTTGCTAATACTTCAGCTCCTACAGTTCAGGAATATTTAAAAATTAAAGCTTCTACAGGATTGCAATATCAATGGGGAAGAAAAGATCCTATTCCTTCATTTCAATATGCCGACAGAACTTCATATGATATCTTTTTAGGAAACACGAATTCAACTGGAGCGATTGCTTATACTACACTTAATGCGGCTTCATACAACAACACGTCTGGAAATTATATTATTCCTTACAATACATATACAGATGCATCCAATGCAAATATTTTAGCGAGCGATAAAGTGAATGAAAAAGTAGCGAAAGTGCTTTCTTACTCGGTGGAAAACCCTTTGATTTATATGATTCCAAGTTCTTTTGCTCCTTATAATGGTGCGGTTCCGAATTATACTAATGGTACAGACTGGCTTTTAAATGAGCCGAATGTTGCCAATGACCGATGGGGAAGAGGTGGTAAAAAATCGCCTTTCGATCCTTGTCCTGAAGGATGGAGAATTCCAGACCTCACAGATGTGGCAATTGTTACCAATAGAGATTTTGGCCTTTCACCTTGGTATAAAAAAGATAAAAAAGTGGCAACAAGTTATAGCTTGACCGCTGATTATTTGGGAGTACCAGTAAAAAATTCTGCTAATGCAAGTATTGGTTTTGTTTTCAGTAATCCGGCTTATGCTGTAGGAAATTATCCTAATTCCGGGTCGCGTGGTTTTAGAAGTGTGTTGGCAAATCAAACTCCCATTGGAACGTATGGAGTAAATAATTTTCAATATCCCGGTGTTTGGACAGCTGCTTTAAACTCAAATTATATTGGCAGACCAATTAATATTTTATTTGATACGGCTTCTGCAGCGAATCGTTTTATTGCTTTCCATGATAATAATGATCCTTATTTTGGGATGAATTGCCGATGTGTGAAAGTAAAATACAATCAAAACGGAGACGAAGAAGGTGCTATTCCGGCAATTCCTGTAACACCAGGTTCTGCTGTACGAGCTTCAAATGTTTTCAGCAAAGATGAGATTTCTGAAAAGATAAAAGAAAACAAGATTACACTTTTCCCAAATCCGGTACAAGATCGATTGTATATTAAAGCAACTGAAGATAAAGATTATTATTTTCAAATTTACAATGCAGCAGGTCAAATGGTAAAATCAGGAAAGTTTGAAAACAGTTTTACCAATGTCTCTGGCTTGGTAGGAGGAATTTACTTGGTAAGAATTAATAATTCTGAAACAGTAGTTAAGATTATAAAAAAATAA
- the topA gene encoding type I DNA topoisomerase, translating into MSKNLVIVESPAKAKTIQKYLGKDFEVKSSFGHIRDLPKKGMGIDLETFSPDYEVSADKKKLVTELKSAVKKAEMVWLASDEDREGEAIAWHLADELKLKPENRKRIVFHEITKNAILKAIENPRDIDQNLVNAQQARRVLDRIVGFEMSPVLWKKVKPGLSAGRVQSVAVRLVVEREKEIREFTPKASFKLDGIFLNKAMQEIAAKLKKDFEKEEEAEKFLELAKTVEFKVLNVETKPGSRSASAPFTTSTLQQEASSRLGYNVTNTMRLAQRLYEEGFITYMRTDSVNLSQEAIEGAKNQIISEYGAEYSSPRNYTTKSSSAQEAHEAIRPTDFSVKSIADVQLSKLYQLIYRRTLASQMANAKIEKTVIEIGNAKLPQHFEAQGEVIIFDGFLKAYGIVKTEDDDEENNEKLLPKVTVGEVLSYKKITAQEKFTRPSARYTEAGLVRKLEELGIGRPSTYAPTIQTIQNREYVDKREIEPQVREVVKISLTNDKIKKEVLDEKFGGDKNKFVPTDIGEVVNDFLTNNFSEILDFGFTARVEESFDEIASGAQKWKEMMIDFYSKFHPRIADVEENADRANGERLLGVDPKTGKNVHARIGRFGAMIQIGEQDDEEKPIFASLLAGQNIATINLEDALELFKLPFELNSFEDQTVSVGVGRFGPYVKWGETYISIPKGEDPLSIDQKRAEEIIAEKKLADAPIASYKGEPITKGTGRFGPFIKYQSIFINVPKKYNFENLSQSDINELVEAKLEKEANRYIQQWETEKISIENARWGPIVKHGKNIYKIPKKKDDTKYEADELKDVSIDEVKKWITAQDPKAFAEKKKPATKKPAAKKATTAKKTVAKKPAAKK; encoded by the coding sequence ATGTCGAAAAATTTAGTAATCGTTGAGTCCCCCGCAAAAGCAAAAACTATTCAGAAATATTTAGGAAAGGATTTCGAGGTAAAATCCAGTTTCGGACACATCCGAGATCTTCCTAAAAAAGGAATGGGGATTGACTTGGAGACCTTCAGCCCAGATTACGAAGTTTCTGCCGACAAAAAGAAATTGGTAACAGAATTAAAGTCTGCCGTAAAGAAAGCTGAAATGGTTTGGCTTGCTTCCGATGAAGACCGTGAAGGAGAAGCTATTGCTTGGCATTTGGCAGATGAATTAAAACTGAAACCCGAAAACAGAAAAAGAATTGTTTTCCACGAGATTACTAAAAATGCGATTCTTAAAGCAATTGAAAACCCAAGAGATATTGATCAGAACTTAGTAAACGCTCAACAGGCGAGAAGAGTTTTAGACAGAATTGTAGGTTTTGAAATGTCTCCGGTACTTTGGAAAAAAGTAAAACCAGGTCTTTCTGCAGGTAGAGTACAGTCGGTTGCTGTAAGATTGGTGGTTGAAAGAGAAAAAGAAATTCGTGAGTTTACTCCAAAAGCAAGCTTCAAACTTGACGGAATTTTCTTAAATAAAGCAATGCAGGAAATCGCTGCAAAACTTAAAAAAGATTTCGAAAAAGAAGAAGAAGCTGAAAAATTCTTAGAACTGGCAAAAACAGTTGAGTTTAAAGTTTTAAATGTAGAAACAAAACCGGGAAGCCGTTCTGCATCTGCACCGTTTACAACTTCTACACTTCAGCAGGAAGCCTCTTCAAGATTAGGTTACAATGTGACCAACACGATGCGTCTTGCACAAAGACTTTACGAAGAAGGATTTATTACCTATATGAGAACCGACTCGGTAAACCTTTCTCAGGAAGCTATTGAAGGTGCAAAAAATCAAATTATATCAGAATACGGAGCAGAATATTCTTCTCCGAGAAATTATACTACAAAATCTTCATCGGCTCAGGAAGCTCACGAAGCAATCCGTCCGACAGATTTTTCTGTGAAATCAATTGCAGATGTGCAGTTAAGCAAATTGTACCAGTTGATTTACAGAAGAACATTGGCTTCTCAGATGGCAAATGCTAAAATTGAGAAAACGGTTATCGAAATTGGTAATGCCAAACTTCCACAGCATTTTGAAGCTCAAGGTGAAGTTATTATTTTTGACGGTTTCCTTAAAGCATACGGAATCGTAAAAACAGAAGATGATGATGAGGAAAACAACGAAAAGTTGTTGCCAAAAGTAACCGTTGGTGAAGTTTTAAGCTATAAAAAAATTACGGCACAGGAAAAGTTTACAAGACCGAGTGCAAGATATACAGAAGCCGGATTGGTAAGAAAACTGGAAGAATTGGGAATTGGTCGTCCATCGACTTATGCTCCAACCATTCAGACGATTCAGAACCGTGAATATGTTGATAAAAGAGAAATTGAGCCACAGGTAAGAGAGGTGGTGAAAATCTCTTTAACAAATGATAAAATTAAAAAAGAAGTTCTTGACGAAAAATTTGGGGGCGACAAAAATAAATTTGTTCCGACTGACATAGGAGAAGTTGTGAATGATTTCTTAACGAATAATTTCAGTGAAATTCTAGACTTCGGGTTTACTGCAAGAGTAGAAGAAAGTTTTGACGAAATTGCAAGTGGTGCCCAAAAGTGGAAAGAAATGATGATCGATTTCTACTCAAAATTCCATCCAAGAATTGCTGATGTAGAAGAAAATGCAGACCGTGCGAATGGTGAAAGATTATTAGGTGTAGATCCGAAAACCGGTAAAAATGTTCATGCAAGAATCGGAAGATTCGGAGCCATGATTCAAATTGGAGAGCAGGATGATGAAGAAAAACCAATTTTCGCATCATTATTGGCCGGACAAAATATTGCGACGATCAACTTGGAAGATGCTTTGGAGCTATTCAAATTACCTTTTGAATTAAATAGTTTTGAAGACCAGACCGTATCAGTCGGAGTCGGAAGATTTGGTCCTTATGTAAAATGGGGTGAAACTTACATCAGTATTCCTAAAGGTGAAGATCCTCTTTCTATTGATCAAAAACGTGCGGAAGAAATCATTGCTGAAAAGAAATTAGCAGATGCACCTATTGCATCATACAAAGGTGAGCCAATTACAAAAGGAACAGGAAGATTTGGTCCTTTCATTAAGTATCAAAGTATTTTCATCAACGTTCCGAAGAAATATAACTTCGAAAACCTTTCTCAAAGCGACATCAACGAATTGGTAGAAGCCAAACTGGAAAAAGAAGCCAACCGTTACATCCAACAATGGGAAACTGAAAAAATCTCAATTGAAAATGCAAGATGGGGTCCTATCGTAAAACATGGAAAGAATATTTATAAAATTCCTAAAAAGAAAGACGATACGAAATATGAAGCAGACGAACTGAAAGACGTTTCTATCGATGAGGTTAAAAAATGGATTACCGCACAAGACCCAAAAGCTTTCGCCGAGAAAAAGAAACCTGCAACGAAAAAGCCAGCTGCAAAAAAAGCAACGACCGCAAAGAAAACGGTTGCTAAAAAACCGGCAGCGAAGAAATAA
- a CDS encoding ankyrin repeat domain-containing protein, with product MGIKSKTEKEDKIWELLEMCYYGHIDQVKRLLEEGVNINGIGNNGMSPLDAAKNGENDDIVGFLLSLGAKENLNSNDKL from the coding sequence ATGGGAATAAAAAGTAAGACGGAAAAAGAAGATAAAATATGGGAATTACTTGAAATGTGCTACTATGGTCACATTGACCAAGTGAAACGATTATTGGAAGAAGGTGTAAATATCAATGGAATTGGCAATAATGGAATGTCGCCGTTGGATGCAGCTAAAAATGGAGAAAATGATGATATAGTTGGTTTCCTTTTAAGTTTGGGAGCGAAGGAAAACTTAAATTCGAATGATAAATTATAA